The DNA region CTTGATGATCGCGCCGAGCGCGCCGGCGTTCTTGCCGGTCTCCTTCATCTGGGACTGGGTCTGATTGACCCGGTCCTGCTGGGCGACGACGGCACCGGCACTCAACGCAAGCATCGCTGCAACCACGACGATCCGCTTCATCGGCAAAATCCCCTCAATCCCGGTTGTGCCGTTCCACGGTCTGTGGCCGGCCTGTGTTTTGCGAACACCGCGCGCGGAGCTTCATTCCGCCCGCGGCAGTTTGTCAGAGCTTGTGCAGGCGCTGGGCCTCGCGGATCGCGATCCAGACCCGTTCGGGCGTTGCCGGCATGTCGATGTGGCCGATCCTATACTCGCGATGTAACCCCTCGATGATCGCGTTGACCACCGCCGGGCACGAGCCGATCGCGCCGGCCTCGCCCGCGCCCTTCACCCCGAGCGGATTGGTCGTGCAGGGCACGTTGTGGGTCTCGAACACGAAGGACGGTCCGTCCGCGGCGCGCGGCATCGCATAGTCCATGAACGTGCCGGTGACGAGCTGGCCGTCGGCGGGATTGTAGACGCCCTGCTCCATCAGCGCCTGGCCGATACCCTGCATCGCGCCGCCATGCACCTGGCCCGCCAGCATCAGCGGATTGAGCGTGACGCCGAAATCGTCGACGATGACGTAAGAGACGATCCTGATGATGCCGGTGGCCGGATCGATCTCGACCTCGGCGAGATGGGTGCCGTTCGGATAGGTGCCGTCGGCGCTCGCAAATGTCGCGCTGGCGTTCATCTTCGATGTGTCGCCACCGGGACGCTTGGCGAGATCGGCAAAGCTGACCGAGCGGTCGGTGCCGGCGATACGGATGCGGCCATCTGCAATTTCGAGGTCGCCGGCGCCGGCCTCCAGCGCCTGCGCCGCCAACTCCTTCAGCTTGGTGCCGAGCTCGTGCGTGGCGCGCTGCACGCTGACGCCGCCGGACGGAATCGACGCCGACCCGCCGGTGCCGAGCCCGGTCGCGATCCTGTCGGTGTCGCCCTGCAGCACATGGACGCGCTCCGGCGGCACGCCGAACTGCTCGGCGACGATCTGGGCATAGGCGGTCTGGTGGCCCTGCCCGCTCGACTGCGTGCCGATCAGGATCGAGATATCGCCATTGGCATCGAGCGCCACATTGGCGGTCTCCTCGCCCATCGTGCCGCAGACCTCGACATAGCTCGCCATCCCGATGCCGCGCACCAGACCGTCCTTCTTGGCAGCCTTGGCGCGCTTCGGAAACTCCTTCCAGTTCGCGATCTCCATCGCGCGCTTCATATGCGCGGCGAAGTCGCCGGAGTCGTAGACCTTGCCGGTAGCGGTCGTATAGGGCAGCGACTTCGGCGGAATGAAATTCTTCCGCCTGATGGCGTCAGGCGTCGTGTCGAGTTTTCGTGCGCAAGCGTCGACCAGGCGCTCGATCACGTAGGCGGCCTCCGGGCGGCCGGCGCCGCGATAGGCATCGACCGGCACCGTGTTGGTGAAGACGGTGCGGACACGGCAGTGGAAGGCCTTGATGTCATAGAGGCCCGGCAGCATGCCGGCGCCGCCATGCGGGATGTAGGGCGCAAACGTCGAGAGATAGGCGCCCATGTCGCCCATCAAATCGACGTCCATGCCGAGGAATTTGCCGTCCTCGGCCAGCGCCATCTTCG from Bradyrhizobium genosp. L includes:
- a CDS encoding xanthine dehydrogenase family protein molybdopterin-binding subunit — its product is MAAPIKFGVGQSVRRKEDDALIRGKGRYTDDVAPSPALHALMLRSPHAHASYTIDAGKARGMPGVALILTAADVAELGGLPCLFNLETDPFTAPPYPILARDEVRHVGDAIAFVVADTLDHARDAIEAVDVKWTPLPAVAGLVNAVKKGAPQVWPDKPGNVLFDVSIGDKKAAEDAFAKAHAVAEITIVNPRVITNFMETRAAVAEYDAKKDHLTLTIGSQGSHRLREILCDMILKMPKEKMRVICPDVGGGFGTKLFPYREYALISVAARQLKKSVKWTAERSDHFMGDAQGRDNLTTAKMALAEDGKFLGMDVDLMGDMGAYLSTFAPYIPHGGAGMLPGLYDIKAFHCRVRTVFTNTVPVDAYRGAGRPEAAYVIERLVDACARKLDTTPDAIRRKNFIPPKSLPYTTATGKVYDSGDFAAHMKRAMEIANWKEFPKRAKAAKKDGLVRGIGMASYVEVCGTMGEETANVALDANGDISILIGTQSSGQGHQTAYAQIVAEQFGVPPERVHVLQGDTDRIATGLGTGGSASIPSGGVSVQRATHELGTKLKELAAQALEAGAGDLEIADGRIRIAGTDRSVSFADLAKRPGGDTSKMNASATFASADGTYPNGTHLAEVEIDPATGIIRIVSYVIVDDFGVTLNPLMLAGQVHGGAMQGIGQALMEQGVYNPADGQLVTGTFMDYAMPRAADGPSFVFETHNVPCTTNPLGVKGAGEAGAIGSCPAVVNAIIEGLHREYRIGHIDMPATPERVWIAIREAQRLHKL